One genomic window of Equus caballus isolate H_3958 breed thoroughbred chromosome 6, TB-T2T, whole genome shotgun sequence includes the following:
- the LOC138924698 gene encoding retinol dehydrogenase 16-like isoform X2 — translation MWLYLAVLVGLYYLLRWYRERQVVSNLQDKYVFITGCDSGFGNQLARQLDLRGLRVLAACLTEKGAEQLRDRTSDRVQTVILDVTKTESIAAATQWVKERVGDRGLWGLVNNAGIAVPVAPNEWLTKQDFMKILNVNLLGVIEVTLSLLPLVRKARGRVVNVSSVMGRVSLLGGGYCISKYGVEAFSDSLRRELSYFGVKVAIIEPGYFKTNMTRHENFSQGYHEAWERAHPEIKEIYGEKSLASRWKGLEKEKTPLH, via the exons ATGTGGCTGTACCTGGCAGTGCTCGTGGGCCTGTACTACCTCCTGCGCTGGTACCGGGAGAGGCAGGTGGTGAGCAACCTCCAAGACAAGTACGTCTTCATCACGGGCTGTGACTCAGGCTTCGGGAACCAGTTGGCCAGGCAGCTGGACCTGCGAGGCTTGAGGGTGCTGGCCGCGTGTCTGACGGAGAAGGGGGCCGAGCAGCTGAGGGACCGGACGTCAGACAGGGTGCAGACGGTGATCCTGGATGTGACCAAGACAGAGAGCATCGCTGCAGCCACCCAGTGGGTAAAGGAGCGCGTGGGGGACAGAG GACTGTGGGGCCTGGTGAATAACGCTGGCATTGCCGTGCCTGTGGCACCCAATGAGTGGCTGACCAAACAGGACTTCATGAAGATCCTCAACGTGAACCTGCTGGGGGTGATCGAGGTGACCCTGAGCCTGCTGCCCCTAGTGAGGAAGGCGCGGGGCCGCGTGGTCAACGTCTCCAGCGTCATGGGCCGGGTGTCTCTGCTTGGTGGCGGCTACTGCATCTCCAAGTATGGTGTCGAGGCCTTCTCGGACTCCCTCAG GAGGGAGCTCTCCTACTTTGGGGTGAAGGTGGCTATTATCGAGCCTGGTTACTTCAAGACCAACATGACCAGGCATGAGAATTTTTCTCAGGGCTACCACGAGGCCTGGGAGCGGGCCCATCCAGAGATCAAGGAGATCTACGGGGAGAAGAGCCTGGCATCCC GATGGAAAGgcctggagaaggagaagacccctcTCCACTGA
- the LOC100061740 gene encoding retinol dehydrogenase 16 — translation MWLYLAVLVGLYYLLRWYRERQVVSNLQDKYVFITGCDSGFGNQLARQLDLRGLRVLAACLTEKGAEQLRDWTSGRVQTVILDVTKTESIAAATQWVKERVGDRGLWGLVNNAGVFMPSAPNEWLTKQDFVKIIDVNLLGLIEVTLSLLPLVRKARGRVVNVSSAAGRLAICGGGYCISKYGVEAFSDSLRRELSYFGVKVAIIEPGYFKTNMTRHENFSQGYQEAWERARPEIKEIYGEKILASLIKSPEIFKPSYWENVSLVTDCMEHALTSCHPRTRYSPGWDTKLIYLPMSYMPSILVDAIFYWSYPKPAKGL, via the exons ATGTGGCTGTACCTGGCAGTGCTCGTGGGCCTGTACTACCTCCTGCGCTGGTACCGGGAGAGGCAGGTGGTGAGCAACCTCCAAGACAAGTACGTCTTCATCACGGGCTGTGACTCAGGCTTCGGGAACCAGTTGGCCAGGCAGCTGGACCTGCGAGGCTTGAGGGTGCTGGCCGCGTGTCTGACGGAGAAGGGGGCCGAGCAGCTGAGGGACTGGACGTCAGGCAGGGTGCAGACGGTGATCCTGGATGTGACCAAGACAGAGAGCATCGCTGCAGCCACCCAGTGGGTGAAGGAGCGCGTGGGGGACAGAG GACTGTGGGGCCTGGTGAATAACGCTGGTGTCTTCATGCCCTCGGCACCCAATGAGTGGCTGACCAAACAGGACTTCGTGAAGATCATCGACGTGAACCTGCTGGGGTTGATTGAGGTGACTCTGAGCCTGCTGCCCCTAGTGAGGAAGGCGAGAGGCCGTGTGGTCAACGTCTCCAGTGCCGCGGGCCGGTTGGCCATTTGTGGTGGGGGCTACTGCATCTCCAAGTATGGCGTCGAGGCCTTCTCGGACTCCCTCAG GAGGGAGCTCTCCTACTTTGGGGTGAAGGTGGCTATTATCGAGCCTGGTTACTTCAAGACCAACATGACCAGGCATGAGAATTTTTCTCAGGGCTACCAGGAGGCCTGGGAGCGGGCCCGTCCAGAGATCAAGGAGATCTACGGGGAGAAGATCCTGGCATCCC TTATTAAATCACCTGAAATATTCAAGCCAAGCTACTGGGAGAATGTGTCCTTGGTCACAGACTGCATGGAACATGCCCTGACTTCCTGCCACCCCCGTACCCGATACTCACCTGGCTGGGATACCAAGCTCATCTACCTCCCCATGAGCTACATGCCCTCTATCCTGGTGGACGCCATCTTCTACTGGAGCTACCCAAAGCCCGCCAAGGGCCTGTAG
- the LOC138924700 gene encoding retinol dehydrogenase 16-like yields the protein MWLYLAVLVGLYYLLRWYRERQVVSNLQDKYVFITGCDSGFGNQLARQLDLRGLRVLAACLTEKGAEQLRDRTSDRVQTVILDVTKTESIAAATQWVKERVGDRGLWGLVNNAGIAVPVAPNEWLTKQDFMKILNVNLLGVIEVTLSLLPLVRKARGRVVNVSSVMGRVSLLGGGYCISKYGVEAFSDSLRRELSYFGVKVAIIEPGYFKTNMTGNESTSQGYQEAWERAHPEIKEIYGEKSLASFMKLAVMFEPRWCQNLCLVTDCMEHALTTCHPRTRYSPGWDAKFIYLPMSYMPSILVDAICYWSFPRPAKGL from the exons ATGTGGCTGTACCTGGCAGTGCTCGTGGGCCTGTACTACCTCCTGCGCTGGTACCGGGAGAGGCAGGTGGTGAGCAACCTCCAAGACAAGTACGTCTTCATCACGGGCTGTGACTCAGGCTTCGGGAACCAGTTGGCCAGGCAGCTGGACCTGCGAGGCTTGAGGGTGCTGGCTGCCTGTCTGACGGAGAAGGGGGCCGAGCAGCTGAGGGACCGGACGTCAGACAGGGTGCAGACGGTGATCCTGGATGTGACCAAGACAGAGAGCATCGCTGCAGCCACCCAGTGGGTAAAGGAGCGCGTGGGGGACAGAG GACTGTGGGGCCTGGTGAATAACGCTGGCATTGCCGTGCCTGTGGCACCCAATGAGTGGCTGACCAAACAGGACTTCATGAAGATCCTCAACGTGAACCTGCTGGGGGTGATCGAGGTGACCCTGAGCCTGCTGCCCCTAGTGAGGAAGGCGCGGGGCCGCGTGGTCAACGTCTCCAGCGTCATGGGCCGGGTGTCTCTGCTTGGTGGCGGCTACTGCATCTCCAAGTATGGTGTCGAGGCCTTCTCGGACTCCCTCAG GAGGGAGCTCTCCTACTTTGGGGTGAAGGTGGCTATTATCGAGCCTGGTTACTTCAAGACCAACATGACCGGGAATGAGAGTACTTCTCAGGGCTACCAGGAGGCCTGGGAGCGGGCCCATCCAGAGATCAAGGAGATCTACGGGGAGAAGAGCCTGGCATCCT TCATGAAGTTAGCGGTAATGTTCGAGCCGAGGTGGTGTCAGAATTTGTGCTTGGTGACAGACTGCATGGAACATGCCCTGACCACCTGCCACCCCCGGACCCGATACTCACCTGGCTGGGATGCCAAGTTCATCTACCTCCCCATGAGCTACATGCCCTCCATCCTGGTGGATGCCATCTGCTACTGGAGCTTCCCAAGGCCCGCCAAGGGCCTGTAG
- the LOC138924698 gene encoding retinol dehydrogenase 16-like isoform X1: MWLYLAVLVGLYYLLRWYRERQVVSNLQDKYVFITGCDSGFGNQLARQLDLRGLRVLAACLTEKGAEQLRDRTSDRVQTVILDVTKTESIAAATQWVKERVGDRGLWGLVNNAGIAVPVAPNEWLTKQDFMKILNVNLLGVIEVTLSLLPLVRKARGRVVNVSSVMGRVSLLGGGYCISKYGVEAFSDSLRRELSYFGVKVAIIEPGYFKTNMTRHENFSQGYHEAWERAHPEIKEIYGEKSLASLVKLAVMFEPRWGHNLCLVTDCMEHALTTCHPRTRYSPGWDAKFIYLPMSYMPSILVDAICYWSFPRPAKGL, from the exons ATGTGGCTGTACCTGGCAGTGCTCGTGGGCCTGTACTACCTCCTGCGCTGGTACCGGGAGAGGCAGGTGGTGAGCAACCTCCAAGACAAGTACGTCTTCATCACGGGCTGTGACTCAGGCTTCGGGAACCAGTTGGCCAGGCAGCTGGACCTGCGAGGCTTGAGGGTGCTGGCCGCGTGTCTGACGGAGAAGGGGGCCGAGCAGCTGAGGGACCGGACGTCAGACAGGGTGCAGACGGTGATCCTGGATGTGACCAAGACAGAGAGCATCGCTGCAGCCACCCAGTGGGTAAAGGAGCGCGTGGGGGACAGAG GACTGTGGGGCCTGGTGAATAACGCTGGCATTGCCGTGCCTGTGGCACCCAATGAGTGGCTGACCAAACAGGACTTCATGAAGATCCTCAACGTGAACCTGCTGGGGGTGATCGAGGTGACCCTGAGCCTGCTGCCCCTAGTGAGGAAGGCGCGGGGCCGCGTGGTCAACGTCTCCAGCGTCATGGGCCGGGTGTCTCTGCTTGGTGGCGGCTACTGCATCTCCAAGTATGGTGTCGAGGCCTTCTCGGACTCCCTCAG GAGGGAGCTCTCCTACTTTGGGGTGAAGGTGGCTATTATCGAGCCTGGTTACTTCAAGACCAACATGACCAGGCATGAGAATTTTTCTCAGGGCTACCACGAGGCCTGGGAGCGGGCCCATCCAGAGATCAAGGAGATCTACGGGGAGAAGAGCCTGGCATCCC TCGTGAAGTTAGCGGTAATGTTCGAGCCGAGGTGGGGTCACAATTTGTGCTTGGTGACAGACTGCATGGAACATGCCCTGACCACCTGCCACCCCCGGACCCGATACTCACCTGGCTGGGATGCCAAGTTCATCTACCTCCCCATGAGCTACATGCCCTCCATCCTGGTGGATGCCATCTGCTACTGGAGCTTCCCAAGGCCCGCCAAGGGCCTGTAG